The Nitrosomonas cryotolerans ATCC 49181 genome includes a window with the following:
- a CDS encoding alpha/beta hydrolase translates to MKSFITQRFHIEGPAGKLDTILGKPEGSQRGIAIIAHPHPLYGGTMDNKVVHTLFNTLIELGYVTAKFNFRGVGGSEGNYDQGVGEVDDVISVTQAIHKQFNNQLIHQPLILAGFSFGGAIQLLAAQRLNPQHLVLVAPSIAHLNVSPPTEQTGQTLIIHGDQDDIVPLQTILKWAEPQSLPIVVIPGAEHFFHGRLAVLKRIIHNTFSFRTSK, encoded by the coding sequence GTGAAGTCATTTATTACCCAAAGATTCCATATTGAAGGCCCGGCAGGCAAGCTGGATACCATTTTAGGCAAGCCAGAAGGTAGTCAGCGTGGTATCGCGATCATTGCACACCCCCATCCATTATATGGTGGAACCATGGATAATAAGGTAGTGCATACGCTATTTAATACCCTGATTGAACTTGGCTATGTTACTGCTAAATTTAATTTCCGTGGCGTAGGCGGTAGTGAAGGAAATTACGATCAGGGTGTTGGTGAAGTTGACGATGTTATTTCAGTAACCCAAGCTATTCATAAGCAATTTAATAATCAGTTAATTCATCAGCCATTGATCCTGGCGGGATTTTCTTTTGGTGGCGCGATTCAATTGCTAGCAGCACAACGGCTTAACCCACAGCATCTCGTTCTGGTTGCACCATCAATCGCGCATTTAAATGTATCACCTCCTACTGAACAGACCGGGCAGACGTTAATCATTCATGGCGACCAAGATGACATAGTCCCGCTACAAACAATATTAAAATGGGCCGAACCGCAATCATTACCCATTGTTGTTATTCCTGGTGCCGAACATTTTTTTCATGGACGACTGGCAGTGCTCAAACGAATTATCCACAATACATTCAGTTTCAGAACATCAAAATAA
- a CDS encoding ABC transporter permease, which produces MNKENGIIKWLISGPPLLFLLVFFAIPSLIMIFTSFRFPGEFGGLAPVFVSSGERSDESGLTLEAYQFFFSDFLYVEIFLKSFAVAAITTLICLTMAYPLALLIARSEKRFRNLMIMLVVLPFASNFLIRIYAWMIILGPESALSYFINAILDIFGMAPVTLLFSPFAVLIGMVYVHLPFMVLPLYTNLEKHDPVLLDAAQDLGANSWQRFWRVTWPQSLPGIFSGSALVFIPVLGMFAVPDILGGTGDILVGNLIKDQFLGTRDWPFGSALSIMLTLSVLAIAAIATWFARPAVGRRRQFGEN; this is translated from the coding sequence ATGAATAAAGAAAATGGCATCATAAAATGGCTGATCAGTGGCCCACCTCTTTTATTTTTGCTTGTGTTTTTTGCTATCCCCAGCCTGATCATGATCTTCACCTCATTTCGTTTCCCAGGTGAATTTGGTGGTCTGGCGCCTGTTTTTGTTTCATCAGGAGAAAGGAGTGATGAAAGTGGTCTGACGCTAGAAGCTTATCAGTTTTTCTTTAGTGACTTTCTCTATGTTGAGATTTTCCTAAAATCCTTTGCTGTCGCTGCTATAACAACCTTGATCTGCCTCACTATGGCTTATCCACTTGCTTTATTAATTGCACGTAGTGAAAAACGATTTCGTAATTTAATGATTATGCTGGTAGTGCTACCCTTTGCCAGTAATTTTTTGATCCGTATTTATGCCTGGATGATTATCCTTGGACCGGAATCGGCATTAAGCTATTTTATCAATGCTATTCTCGATATCTTTGGAATGGCCCCCGTAACTCTATTATTTTCCCCATTTGCGGTGCTGATCGGCATGGTTTACGTGCATTTGCCATTTATGGTGTTACCACTTTATACCAATCTGGAAAAGCATGACCCCGTTTTACTCGATGCAGCGCAAGACCTGGGTGCAAATAGTTGGCAACGTTTCTGGCGCGTTACCTGGCCACAATCACTACCCGGAATATTTTCAGGCTCGGCATTAGTTTTTATCCCTGTTCTAGGAATGTTCGCAGTTCCCGATATTCTAGGCGGGACAGGTGATATTCTCGTTGGTAACCTTATCAAAGATCAGTTTCTCGGCACCCGAGACTGGCCTTTTGGCTCAGCACTATCAATCATGCTCACACTCTCAGTCTTGGCCATCGCAGCCATAGCGACTTGGTTTGCACGTCCTGCTGTCGGCCGGCGCAGGCAATTTGGTGAGAACTAA
- the ubiB gene encoding ubiquinone biosynthesis regulatory protein kinase UbiB, translating into MRIFRLLKIQSVAFRFGLDEFFFNYGRLRFLQKPVRWLTFWRQLERPRSERLRLALEALGPIFVKFGQMLSTRRDMLPHDISDELAKLQDQVPPFSSELALATLETAYGKKINEVFLEFDTKPIASASVAQVHLAVLHDGTEVAIKILRPGIAPIIAHDVALMDTGAWLAEALWPDGKRLKLRQVVSEFARHIDDELDLIREASNCSQLRRNFQDSSLLFVPEVYWDYCHSNVMVMERVKGVPISHVETLRAQNTDIPQLARMGVEIFFTQVFRDGYFHADMHPGNIFVGEDGRYIAVDFGIMGTLSDEDKNYLALNFLAFFRRDYGRVAQAHVEAGWAPKNTRIDDFEAAIRAVCEPIFDKPLKQISFGRILLQLFRASREFNVEIQPQLVLLQKTLLNIEGLGRDLDPDLDLWKTAKPFLENWMAEQIGFRGLASRLQKEAPNWTTMLPQFPRLIHQALIENRAQVLEEKMTDLLAEEKRQNRLLALIALLLTALLLWQVFLP; encoded by the coding sequence ATGCGCATATTCCGTCTTCTTAAAATACAATCTGTCGCTTTTCGCTTCGGGCTCGATGAATTTTTCTTTAATTATGGCCGATTACGCTTCCTACAAAAACCAGTTAGATGGCTTACATTCTGGCGGCAACTTGAACGCCCCCGTAGCGAACGATTACGTCTGGCATTAGAAGCATTAGGCCCCATCTTTGTTAAATTCGGCCAAATGCTATCTACTCGGCGTGATATGCTGCCACATGATATTTCAGATGAGTTGGCTAAACTGCAGGATCAGGTTCCCCCCTTCTCTTCTGAGCTTGCACTCGCTACACTGGAAACAGCTTATGGAAAAAAAATTAATGAAGTATTCTTGGAATTTGATACTAAGCCGATCGCCAGTGCATCCGTAGCTCAAGTTCATCTGGCAGTCTTACATGATGGAACCGAAGTTGCGATAAAAATATTGCGACCGGGTATTGCTCCAATTATCGCGCATGATGTTGCTTTGATGGATACAGGCGCATGGTTGGCTGAGGCTCTGTGGCCTGATGGCAAACGTCTGAAATTGCGCCAGGTTGTATCAGAGTTTGCACGACATATTGATGATGAACTGGATCTTATTCGCGAAGCATCTAATTGCAGTCAATTAAGACGCAATTTTCAAGACTCATCACTCTTATTTGTACCTGAGGTTTATTGGGATTACTGTCATTCGAATGTGATGGTAATGGAACGAGTAAAGGGTGTACCCATTAGCCATGTAGAAACATTACGTGCACAAAATACTGACATTCCTCAATTGGCTCGTATGGGTGTTGAGATATTTTTTACTCAGGTATTTCGTGATGGTTATTTCCACGCAGATATGCATCCTGGTAACATCTTTGTCGGCGAAGACGGTCGGTATATTGCAGTGGATTTCGGTATCATGGGCACACTCAGTGACGAAGACAAAAATTACCTGGCCCTGAATTTCCTGGCATTCTTTCGTCGTGATTACGGACGAGTAGCTCAGGCACATGTTGAGGCAGGATGGGCACCCAAAAATACACGGATTGATGATTTCGAAGCGGCTATTCGTGCCGTATGTGAGCCTATCTTTGATAAACCACTCAAACAAATTTCTTTTGGACGCATACTACTTCAATTGTTTCGGGCCTCACGTGAATTTAATGTTGAAATTCAACCACAATTAGTATTACTACAGAAAACCCTGCTCAATATCGAAGGCTTAGGGCGTGATCTTGATCCTGATCTTGATCTCTGGAAAACAGCCAAACCTTTTTTAGAAAACTGGATGGCTGAGCAAATCGGTTTTCGGGGACTGGCAAGTCGATTGCAGAAAGAAGCACCTAACTGGACAACCATGTTGCCACAGTTTCCACGCCTAATACATCAGGCTTTAATTGAGAACCGTGCTCAGGTATTAGAAGAAAAAATGACTGATTTACTGGCTGAAGAGAAACGTCAAAATCGGTTATTAGCACTGATTGCTTTATTACTTACGGCGCTGTTACTTTGGCAGGTATTCCTACCCTGA
- a CDS encoding RNA-guided endonuclease InsQ/TnpB family protein, whose product MKQIIRKAFKSRLNPNSDQVQKMVEFAGANRFVWNKALAMNLFRLEQKQPLLWYNELSFWLKLWKSSEDYGFLKTVHSQPLQQALKNLEKAFKDGFDKKQPLKRIPKFKKKGLSDSFRYPQGFKLEQESSKVFLPKIGWVKYRNSRQVIGDVKNMTISRKGSYWYVSIQTEYETELKRHSSTSMIGVDMGVTRFATLSDGSYVEPLNSFRKLSKKLAFEQRKLSKKVRFSANWKKQKQIITRLHERIANARLDFLHKTSTEISKNHAMVVVENLKIGNMSKSAKGSVEKHGKNVKAKSGLNKSILDQGWGMFVSFLEYKQACSGGDVLKVNPQYTSQTCPGCQHVSRDNRKSQSAFECTECGFKANADLVGALNVLERGHRLLACGVETLVSSKKQEPVGSSNTNLLLTA is encoded by the coding sequence ATGAAGCAGATTATACGCAAAGCCTTTAAATCTCGACTCAATCCAAATTCTGACCAAGTACAGAAGATGGTTGAGTTTGCAGGTGCTAATCGGTTTGTTTGGAATAAAGCCTTAGCAATGAATCTGTTCAGATTAGAGCAGAAACAGCCATTGCTTTGGTACAACGAGTTGTCATTTTGGCTAAAGCTATGGAAATCCTCAGAAGATTATGGATTTCTAAAAACCGTTCATTCTCAACCGTTGCAACAAGCCTTAAAAAACTTAGAAAAAGCGTTCAAAGACGGTTTTGATAAAAAACAGCCTTTAAAACGGATTCCAAAATTCAAGAAAAAAGGTTTGAGTGACAGCTTTCGTTATCCACAAGGATTTAAGCTGGAGCAAGAGTCTAGCAAAGTGTTCTTGCCTAAAATCGGTTGGGTGAAATATCGTAATTCACGCCAAGTCATTGGTGACGTTAAAAATATGACGATTTCCCGTAAAGGCAGTTATTGGTACGTGTCGATTCAGACTGAGTACGAGACCGAGCTAAAGCGTCATAGCTCAACCAGTATGATTGGTGTTGATATGGGCGTTACCCGCTTTGCAACCTTGTCAGACGGCTCATACGTAGAACCTTTAAACAGTTTCAGAAAGTTATCAAAGAAACTGGCTTTTGAACAGCGTAAGCTGTCTAAAAAAGTCCGTTTCTCTGCTAACTGGAAAAAGCAGAAACAAATCATTACCCGACTGCATGAGCGTATTGCCAATGCTCGTTTAGACTTCTTACACAAAACCTCAACCGAAATCAGCAAAAATCACGCAATGGTCGTAGTTGAGAATTTAAAGATAGGAAACATGTCTAAGAGTGCCAAGGGCAGTGTTGAAAAGCATGGTAAAAACGTCAAAGCGAAATCGGGTCTAAACAAATCCATTCTTGACCAAGGATGGGGAATGTTCGTTTCATTCTTGGAGTATAAACAGGCTTGTTCAGGCGGGGATGTATTGAAGGTAAACCCTCAATACACCTCTCAAACCTGCCCTGGATGTCAACATGTTAGTCGTGACAATCGCAAAAGCCAAAGTGCTTTTGAATGTACAGAATGTGGATTTAAAGCCAATGCCGACTTGGTAGGTGCCTTGAATGTACTTGAGCGAGGACATCGCTTGTTAGCCTGTGGAGTTGAAACGTTAGTTTCGTCTAAGAAGCAGGAACCAGTAGGCAGTAGCAATACAAACCTACTCTTAACGGCTTAA
- a CDS encoding ABC transporter substrate-binding protein: MQSYWFNLYIRMILLISLILSVTGCNNQQAFSSSASESKNTLYLFNWNNYIAPETIKRFEEYCQCHISQDYYSDNEEMLAKMAAGATGYDLIVPTGNAMDTLIRQNVLKPLDKTLLPNFKNIDPLYLNTAFDPANQYSVPYAYTLTLLGFNHTKMQELGLPTDTWAIIFEPEYLKKIKGRVTVLDSQRELMAAALKYLGYSANDTNAQHWNQAKNLIVRAKPYWAAFNNTSYIRELAVGNLWVAHGYSNDMFQAENDARNTKRDFQISFSIPKEGAVLSLDSMVLHQSGLHTNLALQFINFMLEGKNSAELTNLIGSGNPNMEAMQYIQPKLTHNKALFPDQASLTQLEMLEDLDHKQRRLLSRLWTEIKLR; this comes from the coding sequence ATGCAGTCGTATTGGTTTAACCTCTATATCCGCATGATACTACTGATATCTTTGATCCTGTCTGTTACCGGTTGCAATAATCAGCAAGCGTTTAGCTCTTCCGCATCTGAATCCAAGAATACATTATATTTATTTAACTGGAATAATTACATTGCACCTGAAACCATTAAACGATTTGAGGAATATTGTCAATGCCATATTTCACAGGATTATTATTCTGATAATGAAGAAATGTTGGCAAAAATGGCTGCGGGTGCAACCGGCTATGATTTAATTGTACCCACTGGTAATGCTATGGATACCCTGATTCGTCAGAACGTGCTAAAACCACTGGATAAAACATTACTGCCTAATTTCAAGAATATCGACCCACTTTATCTCAATACTGCATTTGACCCGGCTAATCAATATTCGGTTCCGTACGCCTATACGCTCACTCTACTTGGTTTCAACCATACAAAAATGCAAGAACTCGGTTTACCCACTGATACATGGGCAATCATTTTTGAACCCGAGTATCTGAAGAAAATTAAAGGTCGTGTGACTGTATTAGATAGCCAACGTGAATTAATGGCTGCCGCACTGAAGTATTTGGGTTACTCGGCTAATGATACAAATGCACAGCACTGGAACCAGGCCAAGAATCTAATAGTACGTGCCAAACCTTATTGGGCCGCGTTTAATAATACCAGTTACATTAGGGAATTGGCTGTAGGTAACTTATGGGTAGCCCATGGTTACTCTAATGATATGTTTCAAGCAGAAAATGATGCGAGAAATACCAAACGTGACTTCCAAATTAGCTTTTCGATACCCAAAGAAGGAGCTGTCTTATCACTCGATAGCATGGTATTACATCAAAGTGGTCTACATACAAATCTGGCACTTCAATTCATCAATTTCATGTTAGAGGGAAAGAACTCAGCTGAACTCACTAATCTGATTGGATCCGGCAATCCTAATATGGAAGCAATGCAGTATATTCAACCCAAGCTCACTCATAACAAAGCTCTATTCCCAGATCAGGCATCACTTACTCAACTGGAAATGTTAGAAGATCTGGACCATAAACAGCGACGACTACTCAGTAGGCTATGGACTGAGATAAAATTACGCTAA
- the dnaB gene encoding replicative DNA helicase, translating to MVQSPISINQSQPVEAYKIPPHSIETEQSVLGGLMLDNHAWDKVADIISDDDFYRQDHRLIYHHICKLIEHNKPADVVTVAESLEISAELQNAGGLAYIGAIVQNTPSAANIRHYAEIVRERSIMRSLAQVGAQIADSAYNPAGRSAVNLLDEAESKVFEIAEEGARGKQGFVDIQPLLKQVVERIELLYSQDNPSDVTGIASGFHDLDQKTSGFQPGDLVIVAGRPSMGKTAFSLNIAEHVALELSKPVAVFSMEMGGAQLAMRMLGSVGRLDQHKVRTGRLQDEDWPKLTHALGRLNDAPIYIDESAALNALELRARARRLYRQYGELGLIVVDYLQLMSSSNQGENRATEISEISRSLKALAKELKVPVIALSQLNRSLEQRPNKRPVMSDLRESGAIEQDADVILFIYRDEVYNPETQDKGIAEIIIGKQRNGPIGKVDLTFLGEFTRFENCAKTGYY from the coding sequence ATGGTTCAATCCCCAATTAGCATCAATCAAAGTCAGCCTGTAGAAGCTTATAAAATTCCGCCTCATTCAATTGAAACTGAGCAATCAGTTCTGGGTGGATTGATGCTGGATAATCATGCTTGGGATAAAGTAGCTGATATTATTAGCGATGATGATTTTTATCGACAGGATCATCGGCTTATCTATCATCATATTTGCAAACTGATTGAGCACAATAAGCCGGCTGATGTTGTGACCGTCGCTGAATCACTCGAAATTTCAGCTGAATTACAAAATGCGGGTGGATTGGCCTATATTGGTGCAATCGTACAAAATACACCGTCTGCGGCTAATATTAGACACTATGCAGAAATTGTACGAGAACGCTCTATTATGCGGAGTCTTGCACAAGTCGGAGCACAGATAGCTGACTCAGCGTATAACCCTGCTGGACGGTCGGCTGTTAATTTATTGGATGAAGCGGAAAGCAAAGTTTTTGAGATTGCGGAAGAGGGTGCAAGAGGAAAACAAGGATTTGTTGATATTCAACCACTTTTAAAACAAGTGGTTGAGCGCATAGAGTTGCTTTATAGTCAGGATAATCCGAGCGATGTAACAGGCATTGCTTCGGGTTTTCATGATCTTGATCAGAAGACATCTGGTTTTCAGCCGGGAGATTTAGTTATCGTTGCAGGCCGGCCCTCTATGGGTAAGACGGCCTTTTCGCTTAATATCGCTGAACATGTTGCGCTTGAGCTTAGTAAGCCGGTTGCCGTATTCAGTATGGAAATGGGGGGGGCGCAGTTAGCGATGCGTATGCTGGGTTCAGTCGGTAGGCTGGATCAACATAAAGTACGTACTGGTCGTCTGCAGGATGAAGACTGGCCAAAGCTGACTCATGCATTGGGTAGACTGAATGATGCGCCTATATATATTGATGAAAGCGCGGCATTAAATGCCCTCGAACTCAGAGCGAGAGCAAGAAGGCTATATCGCCAGTATGGCGAATTGGGTTTGATTGTAGTTGATTACTTACAATTAATGTCCTCTAGTAATCAGGGAGAAAATCGGGCTACCGAGATTTCAGAAATTTCTCGATCATTGAAAGCACTGGCGAAAGAACTTAAAGTGCCGGTTATTGCTTTATCACAGCTCAACCGCAGTCTTGAGCAACGTCCGAATAAACGTCCTGTTATGTCTGATTTGCGTGAGTCTGGCGCGATTGAACAGGATGCTGACGTTATTCTTTTTATTTATCGAGATGAGGTTTATAACCCGGAAACACAGGATAAGGGCATTGCTGAGATTATCATCGGAAAGCAGCGTAATGGCCCCATAGGGAAGGTTGATCTAACCTTTTTGGGTGAATTTACCCGGTTTGAAAATTGTGCAAAAACAGGATATTACTAA
- a CDS encoding ubiquinone biosynthesis accessory factor UbiJ — protein sequence MLTSIVVSPINHALRGESWACKRLQSYVGKTARVRIFPFLDFNFIVQPDCELAHTKNSIIADTTLTLTAGLIPRLLMNDEDAFHSIIISGDNDFATALLDIGKNLRWNAEQDLSKIVGDIPAHRITRTGKQVIHWHAGSIHNLTQTLVEYWVEEQPMLTKSIYIKDFAQEISKLQGDVHQLEDRIKKLSK from the coding sequence ATGTTGACATCTATCGTAGTTTCTCCAATTAACCATGCGCTCCGTGGAGAAAGCTGGGCGTGTAAACGGTTGCAATCCTATGTTGGAAAAACCGCACGGGTTCGGATATTCCCCTTTTTAGATTTTAATTTTATCGTGCAGCCTGATTGTGAATTGGCGCATACAAAAAACAGTATTATAGCCGATACCACTCTTACCTTAACAGCCGGTTTAATACCACGCTTGCTCATGAACGATGAGGATGCATTTCACTCTATTATTATTTCAGGTGATAATGACTTTGCAACAGCGCTGCTAGACATTGGGAAGAATTTACGTTGGAATGCAGAGCAGGATCTGAGCAAAATTGTCGGGGACATACCGGCACACCGAATTACGCGAACAGGTAAGCAGGTTATTCACTGGCATGCCGGGAGCATTCATAATTTAACTCAGACGCTAGTGGAATACTGGGTGGAGGAACAACCTATGCTAACTAAATCGATTTATATAAAAGATTTTGCTCAGGAGATCAGCAAACTACAAGGCGATGTTCATCAATTGGAAGACCGAATAAAAAAATTAAGCAAATAA
- a CDS encoding ABC transporter permease, with protein MQRQNITLWIAAILVYSFLYIPLIIVVIYSFNDSKLNAEWVGFTLSWYKALFNNEEMLLAARNSLIIAVSASFLATTLGTMAGLAIHRYRFRVLPVLAFTPVAMPEILLGVSLLLFFLQVLNLTLGMISIIIAHTTFCIGFVAIIVRARLQGMDESIFEAARDLGATPWQTFRQITLPLIMPAVIAGALMSFTLSIDDFVITFFTKGVGEPILPIQIYTMIKVAVTPEVNAISTLLMLLTLAMIIMANRFDSNILRGESK; from the coding sequence ATGCAACGTCAAAATATCACTTTATGGATTGCTGCTATTTTAGTCTACAGCTTTCTCTATATTCCACTCATTATTGTAGTGATCTATTCATTCAATGATTCCAAGCTAAATGCTGAATGGGTAGGATTCACATTATCCTGGTATAAAGCATTATTCAATAATGAAGAAATGTTATTAGCCGCTCGTAATTCATTAATTATCGCCGTGAGTGCCAGTTTCCTTGCGACAACATTGGGTACGATGGCCGGTTTGGCAATACATCGTTATAGGTTCAGGGTGTTACCTGTTTTGGCCTTCACTCCCGTAGCGATGCCTGAAATCTTATTGGGTGTTTCATTATTATTATTCTTTTTGCAAGTACTCAATTTAACACTGGGAATGATTTCCATTATTATTGCTCATACTACTTTTTGTATCGGTTTTGTCGCCATCATTGTGCGAGCACGATTACAGGGTATGGATGAGAGTATTTTTGAAGCAGCCCGTGATTTGGGTGCCACGCCCTGGCAAACCTTTCGGCAGATTACCTTGCCACTCATTATGCCTGCAGTAATTGCGGGTGCATTGATGTCGTTTACTTTGTCAATTGATGATTTTGTTATTACTTTCTTTACAAAAGGGGTGGGAGAGCCCATTTTGCCAATCCAGATTTACACGATGATCAAGGTTGCTGTCACACCAGAAGTCAACGCGATTTCTACCTTATTAATGTTACTTACATTAGCTATGATTATCATGGCTAACCGATTTGATTCTAATATATTGCGCGGAGAATCAAAATAA
- a CDS encoding (2Fe-2S) ferredoxin domain-containing protein: MNYYQYHVFFCVNQREAGAACCHSYNAQEVRDYAKERIKSLKLNGKGQVRINNAGCLDRCSEGPVIVIYPEEIWYTYVDKDDIDEIIDEHLQNGKIVERLRI; encoded by the coding sequence ATGAATTACTATCAATACCACGTGTTCTTTTGTGTTAATCAACGCGAAGCAGGCGCGGCATGCTGCCATAGTTATAATGCACAGGAAGTACGTGACTATGCCAAAGAACGCATCAAATCACTAAAGTTAAATGGAAAAGGTCAAGTACGTATTAATAATGCAGGTTGCCTTGACCGTTGTAGCGAGGGTCCGGTAATTGTCATTTATCCAGAAGAAATCTGGTACACCTATGTCGATAAAGATGATATCGACGAAATCATCGATGAACATCTACAAAATGGAAAAATAGTAGAACGACTTAGAATTTAG
- the tnpA gene encoding IS200/IS605 family transposase, with the protein MQVNNNVRTGRHCVFNLHVHLVFVTKYRRDVFSGRVLIDLEEIFKNVCLDFEAELVEFNGEHDHIHLLVNYPPKIAISNLVNSLKGVSSRLIRKKNYPEIKNKLWGNMLWSPSYFAGSCGGAPLSITLSIIKQYIEQQQRPH; encoded by the coding sequence ATGCAAGTTAATAACAATGTAAGAACAGGAAGACATTGTGTTTTTAATCTTCATGTTCATTTGGTTTTTGTAACAAAATACCGTAGAGATGTTTTCTCCGGAAGGGTATTAATTGATTTGGAAGAAATATTTAAAAACGTGTGTTTGGATTTTGAAGCAGAATTGGTGGAATTTAACGGTGAGCATGATCATATTCACCTTTTAGTTAACTATCCACCAAAAATTGCTATTTCTAACTTGGTAAATAGTTTGAAAGGCGTTTCAAGCCGACTTATTCGCAAAAAGAATTATCCCGAAATTAAAAATAAGCTTTGGGGTAATATGCTTTGGAGTCCAAGCTATTTTGCGGGTAGTTGTGGTGGAGCACCACTCTCGATTACACTCTCGATTATTAAGCAATATATTGAACAACAGCAAAGACCGCATTAA
- the crcB gene encoding fluoride efflux transporter CrcB, which produces MTLYAFVAVGMGAVIGAWLRWGLGLLLNSIFPHLPLGTLSANLLGGYFIGLALAFFIQYPGLLPEWRLFIITGFLGGLTTFSTFTAETVTLLTRGQYAWSIVMIVTHMGGSLIMTLLGLQTIRWLHQ; this is translated from the coding sequence ATGACGCTGTATGCTTTTGTAGCGGTTGGCATGGGGGCTGTTATTGGAGCCTGGCTACGTTGGGGGTTAGGATTGCTGCTTAATTCTATTTTTCCGCACTTACCATTGGGAACGCTGTCGGCTAATTTGCTGGGAGGCTATTTTATCGGGCTTGCCTTGGCTTTTTTTATTCAATATCCTGGCTTATTACCCGAATGGAGATTATTTATTATCACCGGATTTCTTGGAGGATTGACGACTTTTTCTACTTTCACTGCTGAGACGGTTACCTTGTTGACACGCGGACAATATGCCTGGAGTATAGTGATGATTGTGACACACATGGGTGGTTCATTAATTATGACGCTGCTGGGTCTACAAACGATCAGATGGTTACATCAATAG
- a CDS encoding ABC transporter ATP-binding protein translates to MALLEIRNITKRFGNFTAVDNVSIDVKAGEFFTLLGPSGCGKTTLLRMIAGFDAPDSGQILLDGRDMVGVPPEKRPIHTVFQSYALFPHMTVAENIAFPLKMSGKMRDEIHSRVNEALSDVYLSKFANRFPHELSGGQKQRVAFARGLINHPRLLLLDEPLGALDEKLRGEMQRELIDLQNEIGVTFVFITHAQNEALALSHRIAVMNQGNVEQIDEPSRIYNFPSNRFVADFIGKINMMEAKVLAVTPLHLQLSVTGLGNVTVPGRKDIQVGSQGIMAIRPEQVRVLHCSEENKVAPYFIGRVSDFLYVGDVTTYIVELSNSTRIEALLPNSIPGRANFFEIGDPVIVTWQHDSGQFLSD, encoded by the coding sequence ATGGCGCTACTCGAGATTCGCAATATCACAAAGCGCTTTGGCAATTTTACTGCTGTAGATAATGTCAGCATCGATGTCAAGGCCGGTGAATTTTTTACGCTATTAGGACCATCTGGTTGTGGCAAAACAACTTTGCTACGCATGATAGCAGGATTTGATGCCCCAGATAGTGGTCAGATTCTGCTTGATGGTCGAGATATGGTCGGTGTGCCGCCAGAGAAACGCCCTATTCATACCGTGTTCCAAAGTTATGCGTTGTTTCCACATATGACTGTGGCGGAAAATATTGCTTTTCCCCTTAAAATGTCTGGAAAAATGCGGGATGAAATCCATTCCAGAGTAAACGAGGCATTGAGCGATGTCTATCTTTCTAAATTTGCTAACCGATTTCCCCATGAATTATCAGGAGGACAGAAACAACGGGTTGCATTTGCCAGAGGATTAATCAATCATCCACGCCTGTTATTATTAGATGAGCCATTGGGTGCGCTGGACGAAAAATTACGCGGAGAGATGCAAAGAGAATTAATTGATTTACAAAATGAAATCGGGGTTACTTTCGTATTTATTACACACGCTCAAAACGAAGCATTGGCATTGTCACATCGCATTGCTGTCATGAATCAGGGCAATGTCGAACAGATAGACGAGCCTTCAAGAATTTATAATTTTCCCTCAAACCGTTTTGTTGCTGATTTTATCGGTAAGATCAATATGATGGAAGCCAAAGTACTGGCAGTGACCCCTTTACATTTACAACTGAGCGTTACAGGCTTAGGTAATGTCACTGTTCCCGGAAGAAAAGACATCCAGGTTGGTAGTCAAGGCATCATGGCTATCCGTCCAGAACAAGTCAGAGTCTTACATTGTTCCGAAGAAAATAAGGTAGCCCCATACTTTATTGGTAGGGTGTCTGACTTTCTGTATGTAGGGGATGTAACCACCTATATTGTAGAACTTTCCAATAGCACACGTATCGAAGCATTGCTTCCCAATTCAATCCCCGGTCGCGCAAATTTTTTCGAAATCGGAGATCCTGTCATCGTGACGTGGCAACATGATTCAGGTCAATTCTTGAGTGATTAA